A genomic window from Halogeometricum borinquense DSM 11551 includes:
- a CDS encoding O-acetylhomoserine aminocarboxypropyltransferase/cysteine synthase family protein — translation MSEDADDDHGTPGFSTRSLHAGQDPDAATGARAPPIYQTTSYVFDDAEDAAGQFALEKEGYIYSRLMNPTVATLQERLASLEGGVGAAATASGMAAFDLATFLLASAGDNIVSASSLYGGTYTYLTHTVERRGITTKFVDTLDYDAYDEAIDEDTAFVHVETIGNPALVTPDFERLADIAHDHGVPLFVDNTFATPYLCQPLEHGADLVWESTTKWIHGAGTTIGGILVDGGSFPWTDYADKYPEIAKPNSAYHGVNFAERFGDAAFTYAAIARGLRDLGNQQSPFDAWNTLEKVESLPMRMERHCENAQVVAEFLESHDEVSWVNYPGLESHETHEEASKYLDGGYGGMITFGLEAGYDAARETVNHVELASLLANVGDAKTLVIHPASTTHQQLTEEEQVAAGVTPDMVRLSVGVEDADDIVADLQQAIETATN, via the coding sequence ATGTCCGAGGATGCAGACGACGACCACGGCACGCCCGGATTCAGCACGCGAAGTCTCCATGCGGGACAAGACCCTGATGCGGCGACGGGGGCGCGTGCCCCGCCGATTTATCAGACCACTTCGTACGTCTTCGACGACGCCGAAGACGCTGCGGGCCAGTTCGCACTGGAGAAGGAGGGATACATCTACTCGCGCTTGATGAATCCCACGGTGGCGACGTTGCAAGAGCGTCTTGCCTCCCTCGAAGGCGGTGTCGGCGCGGCGGCGACGGCATCCGGCATGGCCGCGTTCGACCTCGCCACGTTCCTTCTCGCCTCCGCGGGCGACAACATCGTCTCGGCGTCGTCGCTGTACGGCGGGACGTACACCTACCTCACGCACACCGTCGAACGCCGCGGTATCACGACGAAGTTCGTGGACACGCTGGACTACGACGCCTACGACGAGGCTATCGACGAGGACACCGCGTTCGTCCACGTCGAGACCATCGGCAATCCGGCCCTCGTGACGCCGGACTTCGAACGCCTTGCCGATATCGCGCACGACCACGGCGTTCCTCTGTTCGTGGACAACACGTTCGCGACGCCCTACCTTTGCCAGCCGCTCGAACACGGCGCGGACCTCGTCTGGGAGTCTACGACCAAGTGGATTCACGGCGCGGGCACGACCATCGGCGGGATTCTCGTTGACGGCGGCTCGTTCCCGTGGACCGATTACGCCGACAAATACCCCGAGATTGCGAAGCCGAATTCGGCCTATCACGGCGTCAACTTCGCGGAACGCTTCGGCGATGCGGCGTTCACCTACGCCGCTATCGCCCGCGGCCTGCGCGATTTAGGGAATCAGCAGTCGCCGTTCGACGCGTGGAACACCCTCGAAAAAGTCGAGTCGCTGCCGATGCGGATGGAACGGCACTGCGAGAACGCACAGGTCGTCGCGGAGTTCCTCGAATCCCACGACGAGGTGTCGTGGGTGAACTATCCCGGTCTCGAATCGCACGAGACGCACGAAGAGGCCTCGAAGTACCTCGACGGCGGCTACGGCGGCATGATCACGTTCGGACTCGAAGCCGGATACGACGCCGCGCGCGAGACGGTCAATCACGTCGAACTCGCGTCGCTACTCGCCAACGTCGGCGACGCGAAGACGCTCGTCATCCACCCTGCGTCCACCACGCACCAGCAGTTGACCGAGGAAGAGCAGGTCGCCGCAGGCGTGACGCCCGACATGGTCCGCCTCTCCGTCGGCGTCGAGGACGCAGACGATATCGTCGCCGACCTCCAACAGGCTATCGAGACAGCGACGAACTGA
- a CDS encoding inorganic phosphate transporter: MTETLVLVGLVVAVFVGFNIGGSNTGVAFGPAVGSRTVSKFGAGVLMGIFALFGGWTVGRRVVTTLGSDLIIGDPFTVAASVVILLFIGLALFVSNLFGIPASTSMTAVGAVAGYGLATDRLAVQLIMEIVSWWLVAPILGFWLSAVVGRYVYDDIASVVAIDRSDGPLVILRRDGVVPVPALGAGTTPRELTGSLLVVAIGCFMAFSAGASNVANAVAPLVGNGSLSMNAGILLAGGAIAIGALTIARRTLETMGNELTELPLTAALVVATVSATLVTVLSLLGIPASFVVIATMSTVGLGWGRETTRERSYPVADPATLAGPTRSGIETVAAGRDSADTSLDVDEPATLYRPVTTARVIFMQNIVPAVATVGAYSVFSYVELAAVM, from the coding sequence GTGACTGAAACACTCGTCCTCGTTGGACTCGTTGTCGCCGTCTTCGTCGGCTTCAATATCGGCGGGTCCAACACCGGCGTCGCCTTCGGTCCGGCCGTCGGTAGTCGGACTGTCTCGAAATTCGGTGCCGGCGTGTTGATGGGCATTTTCGCACTCTTCGGCGGGTGGACCGTCGGCCGGCGCGTCGTCACGACGCTCGGTTCGGATCTTATCATCGGTGACCCGTTCACCGTCGCTGCGAGCGTTGTTATTCTCCTGTTTATCGGCCTCGCTCTGTTCGTCTCGAACCTCTTCGGTATCCCTGCTTCGACTTCGATGACGGCCGTCGGTGCCGTCGCAGGGTACGGGTTGGCGACCGACAGACTCGCCGTTCAACTCATCATGGAAATCGTCTCGTGGTGGTTGGTCGCTCCGATTCTCGGCTTCTGGCTCAGCGCCGTCGTCGGTCGGTACGTCTACGACGACATCGCCTCGGTCGTCGCTATCGACCGCTCGGACGGGCCACTGGTGATACTTCGCCGCGACGGCGTCGTTCCCGTCCCAGCACTCGGTGCCGGGACGACGCCCCGAGAACTAACTGGATCGCTTCTCGTCGTCGCTATCGGCTGTTTCATGGCCTTCTCAGCGGGAGCGTCGAACGTCGCCAACGCCGTTGCACCGCTCGTCGGCAACGGGTCGCTGTCGATGAACGCGGGTATCCTTCTTGCGGGCGGTGCCATCGCAATCGGCGCGCTTACTATCGCCCGCCGGACGCTGGAAACGATGGGTAACGAACTGACGGAACTGCCGTTGACTGCCGCGTTAGTCGTCGCAACGGTCAGTGCGACGCTCGTTACCGTTCTTTCGCTGCTCGGTATTCCGGCCAGTTTCGTCGTCATCGCTACGATGTCTACGGTCGGCCTCGGATGGGGACGAGAAACGACCCGTGAGAGATCCTATCCGGTGGCTGACCCGGCCACACTCGCCGGTCCGACGCGTTCCGGAATAGAAACTGTCGCCGCCGGCCGAGATTCCGCTGATACGTCACTCGATGTTGATGAGCCAGCGACGCTGTATCGTCCGGTGACGACCGCGCGAGTCATCTTCATGCAGAATATCGTTCCGGCAGTGGCGACCGTCGGCGCGTACTCCGTCTTCTCGTACGTCGAACTGGCGGCCGTTATGTAA
- a CDS encoding inorganic phosphate transporter → MVEILLVVGLLVAAFVGFNIGGSSTGVAFGPAVGSGLVSKLLAAGLMTAFALLGGWTAGREVIKTMGGQIVPQSEFTLAASVAVLFFVGFALLISNTFGVPASTSMTAVGAIAGLGVATGTLNEAVMLEIISWWIVAPVIAFWVCAVIGRYVYPYLDAKLELDSSPGPLVEFDNAGILPKLRLGPNTTPREAWSTVLVIAIACYMAYSAGASNAANAVAPLVGNGALKLNEGILLGAGAIGLGAFTIARRTLDTVGNDLTELPILAALIVETVSASLIAFLSYIGIPASLAVSATMCIVGLGWGRATRTVTLGEALGGKSPEMSVNALAAETQEEVPAMGQETETDLAGSDLFDPGTTGRVIFFWLLTPSLSALASYALFAMSPF, encoded by the coding sequence GTGGTCGAAATACTCCTCGTCGTCGGTCTGTTGGTCGCGGCATTCGTCGGGTTCAACATCGGTGGGTCGTCAACGGGTGTTGCGTTCGGTCCGGCTGTCGGAAGTGGTCTCGTCAGTAAACTCCTCGCGGCCGGTCTGATGACAGCGTTCGCTCTGCTTGGGGGCTGGACTGCCGGACGTGAAGTCATCAAGACGATGGGTGGCCAAATCGTCCCACAAAGTGAGTTCACGCTCGCGGCGAGTGTAGCCGTCCTCTTTTTCGTCGGGTTTGCACTCCTCATCTCGAACACGTTCGGCGTTCCCGCTTCGACCTCGATGACGGCCGTCGGCGCAATCGCGGGTCTCGGCGTCGCAACGGGGACGCTGAACGAGGCCGTCATGCTCGAAATCATCTCGTGGTGGATCGTCGCACCCGTGATCGCCTTCTGGGTCTGCGCCGTCATCGGACGGTACGTCTACCCCTATCTCGATGCGAAACTCGAACTCGACAGTTCACCCGGGCCATTGGTTGAATTCGACAACGCTGGCATTCTGCCGAAACTGAGACTCGGCCCGAACACGACCCCGCGCGAGGCGTGGAGTACCGTCCTCGTGATCGCCATCGCCTGTTATATGGCGTACTCCGCGGGCGCGTCGAATGCCGCAAACGCCGTCGCACCACTCGTCGGTAACGGCGCACTCAAACTCAACGAGGGTATTCTCCTCGGTGCGGGCGCTATCGGTCTCGGCGCGTTTACTATCGCCCGCCGAACGCTCGACACCGTGGGGAACGATCTGACTGAGCTACCAATTCTCGCGGCACTCATCGTCGAAACAGTCTCGGCGTCGCTCATCGCGTTCCTCTCGTACATCGGTATCCCGGCGAGTCTCGCCGTCTCGGCGACGATGTGCATCGTCGGTCTCGGATGGGGTCGGGCAACGCGGACGGTGACGCTCGGGGAGGCACTCGGCGGGAAATCGCCCGAAATGTCCGTGAACGCTCTCGCTGCGGAGACACAAGAAGAGGTCCCAGCAATGGGCCAAGAGACGGAGACCGACCTCGCCGGGTCGGACCTGTTCGACCCCGGAACCACCGGACGAGTCATCTTCTTCTGGTTGCTCACGCCGTCGCTATCGGCGCTCGCGTCGTACGCTCTGTTCGCAATGTCACCTTTCTGA
- the fer gene encoding ferredoxin Fer codes for MPTVEYLNYEVLDDNGWDLDDDDLFENAADAGLDGEDYGTLEVNQGEYILEAAEAQGYDWPFSCRAGACANCAAIVKEGEIQMDMQQILSDEEVSEKNVRLTCIGSPETDEVKIVYNAKHLDYLQNRVI; via the coding sequence ATGCCCACGGTAGAATACCTTAACTACGAAGTACTCGATGACAACGGCTGGGACCTCGACGACGACGACCTCTTCGAGAACGCCGCAGACGCCGGTCTCGACGGCGAAGATTACGGTACGCTCGAAGTCAACCAGGGCGAGTACATCCTCGAAGCCGCAGAGGCTCAGGGCTACGATTGGCCCTTCTCGTGCCGCGCCGGTGCCTGTGCAAACTGCGCAGCCATCGTGAAAGAGGGTGAAATCCAGATGGACATGCAGCAGATTCTCTCCGACGAGGAGGTCTCTGAGAAGAACGTCCGCCTCACCTGCATCGGTTCGCCGGAGACGGACGAGGTCAAAATCGTCTACAACGCGAAGCACCTCGACTACCTCCAGAACCGCGTCATCTAA
- a CDS encoding A24 family peptidase, with protein sequence MNATLPDILRLVIVPVLGWAAWQDIETRRVPSVIWYPLVALGVVLLAWDTLPHLAFAPEDILYFVRVGISLLFVAPLSYIFWRLGGFGGADAKALITISILVPTFPQYLLPGLSLPTVRTTLGVFSMTILTNTVVLAVGYPLALAARNLVDGNAELPLMFLGRRIPVGSLATAHGRLFETTTGYTRNGLDIDALRMYLRWRGTTLSELREHPDKLRDPTSITETHEPTDGAVGDGMAVDGGTVETEDPWGAAAFLDDIDSTAYGTTPEKLRDGLQVVASQDEVWISPGIPFIVPMFVGTVIAFTYGDIVFGIVGALGLV encoded by the coding sequence ATGAATGCGACCCTACCCGACATCTTACGTCTCGTCATCGTCCCCGTCTTAGGATGGGCGGCGTGGCAAGACATCGAGACGCGCCGCGTTCCGTCGGTGATCTGGTATCCGCTTGTCGCTCTCGGCGTCGTTCTCCTCGCGTGGGACACGCTGCCGCATCTCGCGTTCGCCCCCGAGGATATCCTCTACTTCGTTCGCGTCGGCATCAGCCTCCTGTTCGTCGCGCCGTTGTCCTACATCTTCTGGCGACTCGGCGGATTCGGCGGTGCCGACGCGAAAGCGCTCATCACGATCTCCATTCTCGTGCCAACGTTCCCGCAGTATCTTCTCCCGGGACTGTCGCTTCCGACCGTCAGGACGACGCTCGGCGTCTTTTCGATGACGATTCTCACGAACACTGTTGTCTTGGCAGTGGGGTACCCGCTCGCGCTCGCCGCGCGCAATCTCGTTGACGGCAACGCCGAACTGCCGTTGATGTTCCTCGGCCGTCGCATCCCTGTTGGATCGCTCGCGACGGCGCACGGCCGCCTGTTCGAGACGACGACGGGCTACACCCGGAACGGTCTCGACATCGACGCGCTGCGGATGTACCTCCGCTGGCGTGGCACGACGCTGTCGGAACTCCGCGAACACCCTGATAAACTCCGCGACCCGACGAGTATCACCGAAACGCACGAACCGACTGACGGTGCCGTCGGTGACGGGATGGCCGTGGACGGCGGAACCGTCGAAACTGAGGATCCGTGGGGTGCGGCGGCGTTCCTCGACGATATCGACTCAACGGCGTACGGCACGACCCCGGAGAAACTCCGCGACGGCCTGCAGGTTGTCGCCTCGCAGGATGAGGTGTGGATTTCTCCCGGCATCCCGTTCATCGTCCCGATGTTCGTCGGTACCGTCATCGCGTTCACCTACGGCGACATCGTCTTCGGCATCGTCGGCGCACTCGGTCTCGTCTAA
- the hisI gene encoding phosphoribosyl-AMP cyclohydrolase yields the protein MTEDVEVDFGDDGLVPAVAQDADSGEVLMLAYVSPEALERTRETGRAHYYSRSRDELWEKGATSGHTQSVEEVRVDCDADTLLYLVEQTGGACHTGRRSCFYRTIDGDEVGKTVFDPDDVY from the coding sequence ATGACCGAGGACGTCGAGGTGGACTTCGGCGACGACGGACTCGTCCCCGCCGTCGCACAAGACGCCGACTCCGGCGAAGTGTTGATGCTCGCGTACGTCTCTCCCGAGGCGCTCGAACGCACCCGCGAAACCGGGCGCGCACACTACTACTCCCGCAGTCGGGACGAACTTTGGGAGAAGGGTGCGACGAGTGGTCACACCCAGTCGGTCGAGGAAGTACGCGTAGACTGCGATGCGGATACGCTTCTCTACCTCGTCGAGCAGACCGGTGGCGCGTGTCACACTGGCCGCCGGTCGTGTTTCTATCGCACTATCGACGGGGACGAGGTGGGTAAAACCGTGTTTGATCCCGACGACGTGTACTGA
- a CDS encoding DUF7118 family protein, producing the protein MPDETLTAADADTLRERLLAARDAHAAAEADIESIGEESVVAAADAYRKAIRLLDNYEESAVGTGDFQAYVEFQDKFLGLVEELPEELPDREAFEAAADRMDRRRLRERDFEGARADLEAAESYVEYLDHRTETKEELTEARRDAKLLLKDTDSRISELERLVELGEADVDAPVEHIRDPIDRYNEAVSEEFQSFKQSESAQEVLSVVEAAEWHSLVEFRSPPRDLREFVRESPDADEPIPTLLEYADYTGSKLDHYAEDPAMLQTSVAVHRTYLERLDADPLCVSFPPPSAETLRRKANELVSVLDRFASETTIAALRTVRELTRRDDYDRLRTAARARTELTDAELERLRSGAVETELHELREAHDKLADALSEADG; encoded by the coding sequence ATGCCTGACGAGACACTGACAGCCGCCGATGCCGACACATTGCGCGAGAGATTGCTCGCGGCACGCGACGCTCACGCCGCCGCCGAAGCGGACATCGAATCGATTGGCGAGGAGTCTGTCGTCGCGGCAGCCGACGCCTACCGGAAAGCGATTCGCCTCCTCGACAACTACGAGGAATCAGCCGTGGGAACCGGCGACTTTCAGGCGTACGTCGAGTTTCAGGACAAGTTCCTCGGCCTCGTCGAGGAGTTGCCCGAGGAGTTGCCCGACCGCGAGGCGTTCGAGGCCGCGGCCGACCGCATGGACCGCCGCCGCCTCCGCGAACGCGACTTCGAGGGTGCGCGTGCCGACCTCGAAGCCGCCGAATCGTACGTCGAATATCTCGATCACAGAACGGAGACAAAAGAAGAACTCACCGAGGCACGGCGCGACGCAAAGCTCCTCTTGAAGGACACTGACAGCCGCATCTCGGAGTTAGAGCGACTGGTCGAACTCGGCGAGGCCGACGTTGACGCGCCCGTCGAACACATCCGCGATCCGATCGACCGGTACAACGAGGCCGTCTCCGAGGAGTTTCAGTCGTTCAAGCAGTCCGAATCGGCACAGGAAGTACTCTCGGTGGTCGAAGCGGCCGAGTGGCATTCGCTGGTCGAATTTCGCTCGCCGCCGCGTGACCTTCGTGAGTTCGTCCGCGAAAGCCCCGACGCCGACGAACCGATTCCGACACTGCTGGAGTACGCCGACTACACGGGGTCGAAACTCGACCACTACGCCGAGGACCCCGCGATGCTCCAGACATCGGTTGCGGTTCACCGAACGTATCTCGAACGACTCGATGCAGACCCGCTCTGCGTGTCGTTCCCGCCGCCGTCAGCCGAGACGCTTCGCCGCAAGGCGAACGAACTCGTCTCCGTACTCGACCGGTTCGCAAGTGAGACGACGATAGCCGCCCTCCGCACCGTCCGGGAACTGACCCGCCGCGACGACTACGACCGCCTCCGGACGGCGGCCCGTGCGCGGACGGAACTCACGGACGCGGAACTGGAACGACTACGCTCGGGGGCCGTCGAGACGGAACTGCACGAACTCCGCGAGGCTCACGACAAACTCGCTGACGCACTTTCCGAGGCCGACGGCTGA
- a CDS encoding GNAT family N-acetyltransferase encodes MTPSVTVRPVASFAEFRAGSRVVRLAWRAAFDHIISEAALPPTELDEDRASELKAAYETASAANESHIVAVADEESADTGGAVTGGESIVGYARGVWDPVRTESFAADDDAELRALYVRPDHWGEGIGSALLSSLESNAPAGVDRLALQTFADNEDGCAFYRTRGFEVVGENTYEVGDESYPTVVFAKPLEAE; translated from the coding sequence ATGACTCCCTCCGTGACGGTTCGCCCCGTCGCCTCGTTCGCAGAGTTCCGCGCCGGGTCCCGCGTGGTTCGCCTCGCGTGGCGGGCCGCGTTCGACCATATCATCTCCGAGGCTGCCCTCCCGCCTACCGAACTCGACGAAGACCGTGCGTCCGAACTCAAAGCGGCGTACGAAACAGCGAGCGCCGCCAACGAGAGCCACATCGTCGCCGTCGCTGACGAAGAATCCGCAGACACCGGCGGTGCGGTCACTGGTGGTGAGTCCATCGTCGGATACGCGCGTGGCGTCTGGGACCCCGTACGCACGGAGTCGTTCGCCGCTGACGACGACGCCGAACTGCGCGCGCTGTACGTCCGACCTGACCACTGGGGAGAGGGAATCGGCTCGGCACTCCTCTCGTCTCTCGAATCAAATGCGCCTGCGGGCGTCGACAGACTCGCTCTCCAGACGTTCGCCGACAACGAGGACGGGTGCGCGTTCTACCGCACCCGTGGCTTCGAGGTCGTCGGCGAGAACACCTACGAAGTCGGCGACGAGTCGTATCCGACGGTGGTGTTCGCAAAGCCGTTAGAAGCTGAATAG
- the glmM gene encoding phosphoglucosamine mutase, with translation MKLFGSSGTRGVVGDGLTPEFVLRVSKAAGTVWGSDRAVVARDTRTTGEMFSNAATSGLASVGVDVDVLGAVPTPGVVRYCEVEEVPAVVITASHNPPEYNGIKLVGDDGVELSVADLERIEDHVLAEEFDTAAWDEVGEIRRVDSSNRDYVDDLLASVDREAIADANLTVALDPGHGAGCLTSPDFFRELGCEVVTVNANPDGHFPGRESEPVGSKLGDLCRLVKASDADVGIAHDGDADRAVFVDENGEFVAGEASLAALAAAQLEEDDTAVAAVNVSQRLVDVCNEVGANLELTPIGATNLITRIRDLWAQGETVPIAGEGNGGIFFPNYRLVRDGAYTAAKFLELITDREVSDVVAPYTDYVNVRVNLGYDDEAELEAMLDAAREYAESADATPNTTDGYRLDYGDAWVLVRPSGTEPKVRVYAEARDEARAEDLAAGAKDALLAALEDV, from the coding sequence ATGAAACTGTTCGGTTCGAGCGGGACCCGTGGCGTGGTGGGAGATGGTCTCACGCCCGAGTTCGTCCTGCGCGTCTCGAAGGCGGCCGGGACGGTCTGGGGGTCGGACCGTGCGGTGGTCGCACGAGACACTCGAACGACGGGAGAGATGTTCTCGAACGCCGCAACCAGCGGACTGGCGAGTGTCGGCGTAGACGTGGACGTGCTCGGTGCTGTCCCCACGCCCGGGGTCGTCCGCTACTGCGAAGTCGAGGAGGTGCCCGCAGTAGTCATCACGGCCTCGCACAACCCGCCGGAGTACAACGGCATCAAACTCGTCGGCGACGACGGCGTCGAACTCTCCGTCGCCGACTTAGAGCGAATCGAGGACCACGTGCTCGCCGAGGAGTTCGACACCGCGGCGTGGGACGAAGTCGGTGAGATTCGCCGGGTCGATTCCTCGAACCGCGACTACGTGGACGACCTGCTCGCGTCCGTTGACCGCGAAGCCATCGCCGACGCGAACTTGACGGTCGCCCTCGACCCCGGCCACGGTGCTGGCTGTCTCACTAGTCCCGACTTCTTCCGCGAACTCGGCTGTGAGGTCGTGACGGTCAACGCCAACCCGGACGGTCACTTCCCCGGCCGCGAATCCGAACCGGTCGGCAGCAAACTCGGCGACCTCTGCCGACTCGTGAAAGCAAGCGACGCAGATGTTGGTATCGCCCACGACGGCGACGCCGACAGAGCCGTCTTCGTGGACGAGAACGGCGAGTTCGTCGCCGGTGAAGCATCGCTTGCCGCCCTCGCCGCCGCACAACTTGAGGAAGACGACACCGCCGTCGCCGCCGTGAACGTCTCACAACGACTCGTGGACGTGTGCAACGAAGTCGGCGCGAATCTCGAACTGACACCTATCGGCGCGACGAACCTCATCACCCGCATCCGCGACCTGTGGGCGCAGGGGGAAACTGTCCCCATCGCGGGCGAGGGCAACGGGGGGATTTTCTTCCCGAACTACCGCCTCGTGCGCGACGGCGCGTACACGGCCGCGAAGTTCCTCGAACTCATCACCGACCGCGAGGTGAGCGATGTTGTCGCTCCGTACACGGACTACGTGAACGTCCGCGTCAACCTCGGATACGACGACGAGGCGGAACTCGAAGCGATGCTTGACGCCGCTCGCGAGTACGCCGAATCCGCCGACGCGACCCCGAACACCACCGACGGCTATCGCCTCGATTACGGCGATGCGTGGGTTCTCGTCCGCCCGTCCGGCACCGAACCGAAAGTCCGCGTCTACGCTGAAGCCCGCGACGAAGCCCGCGCAGAAGACCTTGCCGCCGGGGCCAAGGACGCGCTGCTGGCCGCTCTCGAAGACGTCTAA
- the hisA gene encoding 1-(5-phosphoribosyl)-5-[(5-phosphoribosylamino)methylideneamino]imidazole-4-carboxamide isomerase, with the protein MAEAFPTFEVVPAVDMQDGEVVQLVQGERGTEKRYGDPVAAAERWINEGADTLHLVDLDGAFEGERQNADAVEAVVDAVDVPVQLGGGIRTAADAIDLLERGVERVILGTAAVENPDIVREISDAHPGSVMVSLDAKDGEVVVSGWTEGTGLDPAAAAARYEELGAGAILFTDVDVEGQLEGIQTAVTQRVVDAVTIPVVASGGVASLSDVRALKEAGAAAVVVGTALYEDAFTLQAAQDAVSED; encoded by the coding sequence ATGGCTGAGGCGTTCCCGACGTTCGAGGTGGTTCCAGCAGTAGATATGCAGGACGGCGAAGTCGTCCAGTTAGTACAGGGCGAACGCGGCACGGAGAAACGATACGGTGACCCTGTCGCGGCCGCCGAGCGGTGGATCAATGAGGGGGCGGACACGCTCCATCTCGTGGACTTAGACGGTGCGTTCGAGGGTGAGCGACAGAACGCCGACGCTGTCGAGGCCGTCGTGGATGCCGTGGATGTCCCCGTCCAGTTGGGCGGTGGGATCCGAACTGCCGCGGACGCAATCGACCTCCTCGAACGCGGCGTCGAACGCGTCATTCTCGGCACCGCCGCCGTGGAGAATCCCGACATCGTCCGGGAGATAAGCGACGCACACCCCGGATCGGTAATGGTGAGCCTTGACGCGAAAGACGGCGAAGTCGTCGTCTCCGGATGGACCGAGGGAACGGGGCTGGATCCCGCTGCGGCCGCGGCCCGCTACGAGGAACTCGGTGCGGGCGCGATTTTGTTCACCGACGTGGATGTTGAAGGACAGTTAGAGGGCATTCAGACGGCCGTCACACAGCGTGTCGTCGATGCCGTCACCATCCCCGTTGTCGCCTCCGGCGGCGTCGCGTCGCTCTCGGACGTTCGAGCGTTGAAAGAAGCGGGTGCCGCCGCTGTCGTCGTCGGGACGGCACTCTACGAAGACGCGTTCACGCTTCAAGCCGCACAGGACGCGGTAAGCGAGGACTAA
- the hisB gene encoding imidazoleglycerol-phosphate dehydratase HisB: MSDDADSDATSRTAAVSRETAETTIEVTLTIDGDGDATVDTGVGFFDHMLEAFAKHGLFDLTVNCDGDLEIDDHHTVEDVAIVIGDAFSEALGDKRGIVRYADRQVPLDEAVAGVVVDVSGRPYFDFDGEFSQEQIGDFTSDMARHFGYSLAMHAGLTLHTEIRGENAHHEAEALFKALARALDDATRVDPRRSDTPSTKGEL, translated from the coding sequence ATGAGCGACGACGCCGACTCGGACGCCACGTCGCGGACGGCCGCCGTCTCCCGTGAGACGGCCGAGACGACCATCGAGGTGACACTGACGATAGACGGCGACGGCGACGCCACCGTGGATACCGGCGTCGGATTTTTCGATCACATGCTCGAAGCGTTCGCCAAGCACGGCCTATTCGATCTGACGGTCAACTGTGACGGCGACTTAGAAATCGACGACCACCACACCGTCGAGGACGTGGCTATCGTCATCGGCGACGCCTTCTCCGAAGCGCTCGGCGACAAACGCGGTATCGTCCGCTACGCCGACCGGCAGGTCCCTCTTGACGAAGCCGTTGCGGGCGTCGTTGTGGACGTGAGCGGCCGGCCGTACTTCGACTTCGATGGCGAGTTCTCCCAAGAGCAAATCGGGGACTTCACGAGCGACATGGCCCGGCACTTCGGCTACTCGCTGGCGATGCACGCCGGACTCACGCTTCATACCGAGATCCGCGGCGAGAACGCCCACCACGAGGCCGAAGCCCTGTTTAAGGCGCTCGCTCGCGCACTGGACGACGCGACGCGAGTAGACCCGCGGCGAAGCGATACGCCGAGTACGAAGGGCGAACTCTGA